Genomic segment of Paenibacillus macerans:
GCAGGTAGGGCAATCCATATCCAGTCCGGCAAGTACGACACGGAATCTGACGGATAATAACATATCCACCTTTACCGATCTTAGCGGCAACAATTTTGTCTGGTACAGCTTCTCCTCACCGGTGGAGATTTCCGCGGTCGTTGCCAAAAACACCGGTACGGTAGCGGTTGAATTTTATGATGCGAGCAACAACCTGCTGCAAAAATATGCACTATTAAACAATGACGGAGTTCAGGCGCTCCCGGTTCCCGTACAGGGAGTTTCCACTATCGCGTTAAAGTACACGGCGGGGAGCAGTGCGAGGATTTACGAATGGAATGTCTTTACCGCTCCATCCGCGGCGCCATTGCCTACGACGATTAACTGGATTCAAAGCGGGGACAAAATCGTGAAATTGGAATGGGCCGTGACGGGGGCGGAATCATATAACGTGAAACGCGCCACTTCCCCCGGCGGGCCGTATATTCAGCTTGCAAATGTGAAGGGAACTTCATATTCGGATACAACCGTCACCAACGGCACGACTTATTATTATGTAGTCTCCGCGGTGAACCGGGCGGGAGAAAGCGCCAACTCTCCGGAAAAAAGCATAAAGCCGGATGCGACCAGGTATACGGGAGGCTTGCTCGACTGGCTAACACTGCAGGTGGGTCAATCCATATCCAGTCCGGCAAGTACGACACGGAATCTGACGGATAATAACATCTCCACCTTTACCGACATTAGCGGCAACAATTTTGTCTGGTACAGCTTCTCCTCACCGATGGAGATTTCCGCGGTCGTTGCCAAAAACACAGGTGCATTAGCGGTCGAGTTTTATGATGAAAATAACATCTTACTGCAAAGGTACGCGTTATTGAGCAATGATGAAATTCAGACGCTTCCAACCCCGGTGCAAGGGGTTTCCACAGTAGCTTTAAAATATACGGCGGGCAGCAGTGCGAGAGTATACGAATGGAATGTCTTCGGCAAAGGCGGGGAGACTCCATCTCCGCAAGAGCCGTTGAGTTTAACTGCAACCGCAGGGAACAAGAAGGTTAATTTAACTTGGAGCGGAGCCGGTAAAGACGTCACGAGCTTTAATGTGAAGCGGGCCACTGTTTCCGGCGGTCCGTATGATGTGATCGACACGGTAACGAGCGATACTTACAGTTACACGGACAGCAATGTTACTAACGGCACCACTTATTATTATATTGTCACTGCTGTTACAGATGCCGGTGAAAGCGGAAGTTCAAATGAAGCCTCCGCTACGCCGAAAGGCGATGTGGTAAATCCTCCCCTTCCTGGCGAAGAAGGAGAGCGGGCTTTGCTTCGGCTTATCCTCATTAACGGGATTGAGAAAGAATACGATTTGTCTATGTCGGAAGTAAAAGCCTTCATAAATTGGTATGAGGGACGTGCCAATGGATCGGGAACCGCTATGTTTGCCATTGATAAGCACGACAATAATAAAGGTCCGTTTGTAAATCGTAAAGACTATGTGTTCTTTGATAAAATCATTACGTTTGAAGTTAATGCTTACTGAGTTCTAGATCGATTTAAGCTCTTGGGACATGCCATAAGCGTTGCCCAAGAGCTTTTTTGCAGGTGTGCCGTTTCATTTTTTTCTCTGTGGGGTATTATTTATTAACAGACCTGACTCCAACAGTTCACCAATCGACAAGTTTTTACATATTATTTACAGTAAAACCTTTTCTTTGGTAATTGACACTGGATAAGTCGGGTGGTATAGTCAGAAATGTGGGGCTTGGTTTATTGGGGCCGCACGCTTATTTGAAAATGAAGGGAATGTTAGTGCATGCAAGGTAAAGTTAAATGGTTCAACGCAGAAAAAGGCTACGGGTTTATCGAAACTGAAGAAGGCGGCGACGTATTCGTACACTTCTCCGCAATCCAAGCCGATGGCTTCAAAACGCTGGAAGAAGGACAATCCGTCGAGTTCGAAATCGTTGAAGGCGCTCGTGGACCGCAAGCCGCTAACGTAATCAAATTATAATCATCCGGCATAGCCGACCTACATAGCACGGTACGATGGTTAACAATTGAAGATTCGCTAGCAATTGACCCTAGGGGAACCTGGGGTCTTTATTTGTTGAGGAGGTAGCTCTTGATTTGAAATTCCGAACATTTTCCCGGTGGATTCCGGCGATCATCGTCATGCTGATTATATTTCTGTTTTCCGCTCAGCCCTATGAACAACAAACGCTTAAACCCGAAATTGAAAAAAACGTTTCCAAATCGGTGATTGCCGAATTTTTCGACGGGATCACGTTCTCCTATGGCGGGCACGAAGTTAGCTTGCAAAGTCTGGGAGGCGCCGGCATCGTCGAGTTTTTCATTCGCAAGGCGGCGCATTTTTCGATCTATGGGCTGCTCGGTTTTCTGCTCGTTTACGCCTTGAATTCATCGCGAAACGGAAGAAGCTTTTTTGGGGCGGTGCTGATTTCCTTTCTTTATGCGTGTTCGGATGAACTGCATCAAATGCTGACGCCCGACCGCACCCCTTTATTCCAGGATGTGCTGCTGGACACGGCGGGGGCCGCATGCGGAGCGCTGCTGTTGTTGCTTCTTCGGAGTTGGAGACAGAGGAGAAAGCTTAAGCATTAACCAGCTCAGGGTGTGCTTTTTACACTCCCTTAACTCTTTTTACTTTGCCTTAACACCTGTGGTATAATGAAGGTGCAAAGCAAAGGAGGAGTGCCCTATGAATTTTAGTATTCGAGGACAGCAAATTGAAGTGACTGAGGCCTTGCGTGACTACGTAGACAAGAAGCTCAGCCGGCTAGACAAGTACTTTGATGCACCCCCCACCTCAGACGGTACTGTCACGTTAAGTGTGGTACGAGGTTTGCACGCGGTAGAGGTGACGATTCCTCTTACCGGCGTTGTGCTTCGCGCGGAGGACCGCAGCGACGACATGTACGCATCGATCGATGCGGTTGTGGACAAGCTGGAACGTCAAATTCGCAAGCACAAAACGAAAATCAACCGTAAGCTGCGCCAGAAAGGCGTCAAGAACGTCCTGTTCGCCGAAAATGCCAACGGTGGTTCCGTAGCCGTGGATGAAAGCGACGAGGAACTGGAGGTCGTCCGGACCAAACGCTTCACCTTGAAGCCGATGGATGTGGAAGAAGCGATTTTGCAAATGAACATGATAGGGCATAATTTCTTTGTCTTCTCCAACATCGACACGCGCGAAGTGAATGTCGTTTACAAACGGAACGACGGCAAATACGGTTTGATTGAACAGGGCTAACCCCTTGATTTCTCCAGCTTAAAGTGCGAGTTCAAAGAGCCGGAAAATGACTTTCTGAACAACCTCTTTATGGCGATTAGGTGAATGAGGTGGTAATTCCTGCATCCCAAACGTAAAGGAAACGAGCCTTATCCCCTCGCGGATAGGGCTCTTTATTCATATACATGGCGCTTTAGCGCAATAGAGGTATGATCGGGCGTGTTGCGGCGGCCATTACAAACTGTTACAATTTAGGCAAATCATCTGTTTATGCGTGAAAGGGGTAAACCATGCTGGGATTAGTAAAAAAGATATTTGGCGACACGAATGAACGTGATGTCAAACGTCTTATGAAGACGGTGGACTATATAAATTCATTGGAGCCGCAATTTGAAGCATTGTCGGACGAGCAATTAAAAGAGAAAACGGCGGAATTCCGCGAACGGATCGAAAAAGGGGAAACGCTTGAAGAGCTCCTTCCCGAAGCGTATGCTACGGTAAGAGAAGCCTCCAAGCGCACGCTGGGCATGCGCCATTTTGATGTGCAGATGCTGGGCGGCATCGCTCTCCATGAGGGCAAAATTGCGGAGATGAAAACCGGTGAAGGGAAAACGCTGGTCGGGACCTTACCGGTTTATTTGAATGCGCTCCTCGGCAAAGGCGTGCATGTCGTCACCGTCAATGACTACCTGGCGCAGCGTGACAGTGAGCAGATGGGGCAGATTTACAACTTCCTGGGCATGACGGTCGGGATCAACCTGAACGGCATGGAGCACCATCAAAAACAGGAGGCGTATGCCTGCGACATTACGTACGGAACGAACAACGAATTCGGATTCGATTACCTTCGCGACAACATGGTGCTTTATAAAGAGCAGATGGTACAACGTCCGCTTTATTTTTGCATTATTGACGAAGTTGACTCCATTTTGATCGACGAAGCGCGGACGCCGCTGATTATTTCCGGGCACGGGCAAAAATCGACGGAGCTGTATTATGCCGCCGACCGGTTCGTGAAGACGCTAGTACCGGAAGAGGACTATACCGTAGATATTAAAGTGAAGGCAGTAGCGCTCACCGAAAAAGGGGTGGCCAAAGCGGAACGGGCTTTTGGCGTCGACAACCTTTATGACCAGAAGCATGTGACTCTGAATCACCATGTGGTGCAAGCACTCAAGGCGAACGTCATTATGCGCCGCGACGTCGATTATGTTGTTACGGGAGACGAAGTGTTGATCGTCGACGAATTTACGGGCCGTTTGATGGCGGGACGCCGCTACAGCGACGGTTTGCATCAGGCGATCGAAGCCAAGGAAGACATCAAGGTGCAGAACGAAAGCATGACCTTGGCCACGATTACGTTCCAGAACTACTTCCGTATGTACCGCAAGCTTGCCGGGATGACCGGTACGGCGAAAACGGAGGAAGAGGAATTCAAGAAAATTTACGGTCTGGAAGTACTGCAGATCCCGACCAACAAGCCGAACCAGCGGGTCGACATGCCGGACGTCGTTTACAAGAGCGTAGACGGCAAGTTCAAGGCGGTCGTGGAAGAGATCGTGAAGCGGCACAAAAACAACCAGCCGGTACTCGTCGGCACGGTGTCGATCGAAAACTCCGAACGCGTCTCGGAAATGCTGAAGCGCAAAGGCGTCCAGCATAAAGTGCTGAATGCCAAGTACCATGCCGAAGAGGCGGAAATTATTTCGCGCGCCGGCCAAGCCGGAGCCGTAACGATCGCCACCAACATGGCGGGCCGCGGTACCGACATTTTGCTGGGCGAGGGCGTTGCCGATCTGGGCGGCCTTCATATTATCGGTACGGAACGCCACGAATCGCGCCGGATCGATAACCAGCTGCGCGGCCGCGCCGGACGCCAAGGCGACCCGGGTTCAACCCAGTTCTACCTGTCGCTCGGCGACGAACTGATGAAGC
This window contains:
- a CDS encoding fibronectin type III domain-containing protein codes for the protein MPIQVGTAIGQSSTAVTQITDGNISTFTDLSSGKFAWYTFSTPVEISAVVAKNTGTVAVEFYDASNNLLQRYPLLSNDGIQTLPAPVQGVSTVALKYTAGSSARIYEWNVFTTPSTAPLPTTINWIQSGDKIVKLEWAVTGAESYNVKRAASPGGPYIQLANVKGTSYSDTTVTNGTTYYYVVSAVNRAGESANSPEKSIKPDATRYTGGLLDWLTLQVGQSISSPASTTRNLTDNNISTFTDLSGNNFVWYSFSSPVEISAVVAKNTGTVAVEFYDASNNLLQKYALLNNDGVQALPVPVQGVSTIALKYTAGSSARIYEWNVFTAPSAAPLPTTINWIQSGDKIVKLEWAVTGAESYNVKRATSPGGPYIQLANVKGTSYSDTTVTNGTTYYYVVSAVNRAGESANSPEKSIKPDATRYTGGLLDWLTLQVGQSISSPASTTRNLTDNNISTFTDISGNNFVWYSFSSPMEISAVVAKNTGALAVEFYDENNILLQRYALLSNDEIQTLPTPVQGVSTVALKYTAGSSARVYEWNVFGKGGETPSPQEPLSLTATAGNKKVNLTWSGAGKDVTSFNVKRATVSGGPYDVIDTVTSDTYSYTDSNVTNGTTYYYIVTAVTDAGESGSSNEASATPKGDVVNPPLPGEEGERALLRLILINGIEKEYDLSMSEVKAFINWYEGRANGSGTAMFAIDKHDNNKGPFVNRKDYVFFDKIITFEVNAY
- a CDS encoding cold-shock protein, which gives rise to MQGKVKWFNAEKGYGFIETEEGGDVFVHFSAIQADGFKTLEEGQSVEFEIVEGARGPQAANVIKL
- a CDS encoding VanZ family protein, which translates into the protein MKFRTFSRWIPAIIVMLIIFLFSAQPYEQQTLKPEIEKNVSKSVIAEFFDGITFSYGGHEVSLQSLGGAGIVEFFIRKAAHFSIYGLLGFLLVYALNSSRNGRSFFGAVLISFLYACSDELHQMLTPDRTPLFQDVLLDTAGAACGALLLLLLRSWRQRRKLKH
- the hpf gene encoding ribosome hibernation-promoting factor, HPF/YfiA family, giving the protein MNFSIRGQQIEVTEALRDYVDKKLSRLDKYFDAPPTSDGTVTLSVVRGLHAVEVTIPLTGVVLRAEDRSDDMYASIDAVVDKLERQIRKHKTKINRKLRQKGVKNVLFAENANGGSVAVDESDEELEVVRTKRFTLKPMDVEEAILQMNMIGHNFFVFSNIDTREVNVVYKRNDGKYGLIEQG
- the secA gene encoding preprotein translocase subunit SecA, with translation MLGLVKKIFGDTNERDVKRLMKTVDYINSLEPQFEALSDEQLKEKTAEFRERIEKGETLEELLPEAYATVREASKRTLGMRHFDVQMLGGIALHEGKIAEMKTGEGKTLVGTLPVYLNALLGKGVHVVTVNDYLAQRDSEQMGQIYNFLGMTVGINLNGMEHHQKQEAYACDITYGTNNEFGFDYLRDNMVLYKEQMVQRPLYFCIIDEVDSILIDEARTPLIISGHGQKSTELYYAADRFVKTLVPEEDYTVDIKVKAVALTEKGVAKAERAFGVDNLYDQKHVTLNHHVVQALKANVIMRRDVDYVVTGDEVLIVDEFTGRLMAGRRYSDGLHQAIEAKEDIKVQNESMTLATITFQNYFRMYRKLAGMTGTAKTEEEEFKKIYGLEVLQIPTNKPNQRVDMPDVVYKSVDGKFKAVVEEIVKRHKNNQPVLVGTVSIENSERVSEMLKRKGVQHKVLNAKYHAEEAEIISRAGQAGAVTIATNMAGRGTDILLGEGVADLGGLHIIGTERHESRRIDNQLRGRAGRQGDPGSTQFYLSLGDELMKRFGADNVLNMMDRLGFEEDQPIESKMITRAIESAQKRVEGNNFDVRKVVLQYDDVMNQQREIIYKQRRELLESENIKQIVLDMIKPVIERVVEAHTADEIPENWELQEVADYVNSKLLDEGAISKDDLWGKEAPEMVEFIFERVLTKYEAREQAIGPEMVREFEKVIALRAVDSKWMDHIDAMDQLRQGIHLRAYGGTDPLREYQFEGYEMFNAMIASIQEEVATYIMKAQVESNQERQAVVEESKISTSGEPAEKRPVKRGEEIGRNDLCPCGSGKKYKHCHGQNA